In Brassica napus cultivar Da-Ae chromosome C2, Da-Ae, whole genome shotgun sequence, the sequence TAAGAGGGTTATTCCGCGATTGATCTCAGAGACACAATCCGCTTTTGTAACAAAAAGATTGATTACTGATAACATCCTGGTAGCACAAGAAAACTTTCACGCCCTACGGACGAACCAGAGATGTAGAGAAGATTTTATGGCTATTAAAACAGATATGAGCAAAGCTTACGATAGAGTGGAATGGAGCTTCATAGCAGCCTTGATGTTGAAGATGGGCTTTGATGAGAGACTGGTTGACCTCATTATGTGTTGTGTCACGTCGGTCACATATCAAGTCTTAGTTAATGGACAACCAAGAGAGCAAATCTTACCGAGGAGAGGCTTGAGACAGGGAGACCCCCTTTCTCCTTTTTTGTTCATCTTGTGTACGGAGGCGTTGATCTCGCTCTTAAACGGAGCAGAAGCGGAGAAGAAGATTGTAGGCCTCCGTGTTGCTAGGGCGAGCCCGAGAATCTCTCATCTTCTTTTcgcagatgatagtcttttcttttgcaaGGCGGAATTAAGCCAATGCAAAGAGATCATGGACATTCTAGACATATATGGGAAGGCATCAGGACAAAGACTAAATGCGTCTAAATCTTCGATGTTTTTTGGAAACCGAGTAGAGTATTCTCGGAAACAAGATATAAAAGATGTCTTAGGCTTCTCCTCTGAAGGAGGCATGGGAATGTACCTTGGATTACCTGAACAAATATGTGGCTCGAAGATGAAAGTGTTCTCCTTTGTACAAGATCGGCTTAATGGACAAACCAACACTTGGTCATCGAGACTCCTCTCCAAAGGAGGAAAAGAAGTTCAAATTAAATCGGTGGCTCAAGCAGTTCCGACATTTGTAATGTCGAGTTACTTGCTTCCACAAGGCATTATTGATAAACTAAAGAGCATAACTTCTAACTTTTAGTGGAGTTCAAAACAAAACAGCAGAGGTTTACATTGGATAGCATGGGACGAGATATGTACCCCCAAAGATTCGGGGGGACTAAGTTTTCGAGATCTCCATGAATTCAATATAGCGCTTCTTGCAAAGCAATTATGGAGACTTATCCATTACCCGAACTCCTTATTGGCACGTGTTTTAAAAGGAAGGTACTACAATCACTCATCCCCCTTGGAAGATCGACGAACATACTCACCATCTTATGGGTGGCGTACTATTATGGCAGCCAAACCTCTACTCATTTCGGGTTTACAAAAACAATCGGCACGGGTCGAGATACGAGAGTTTGGAGTGAGCCTTGGGTTCCAGACTCAGTGGCTCGACCACCTAGACCTGCTGACCACATTGTATACAGACTTCCCCAGCTTCTTGTTCAGTCCTTTATTAGGAATGATACCAAGGAGTGGGATATCCAGCTTTTACGAGAATTCTTCCAGCCAGACGATATTCCATTGATACTGGGGTTAAAACCCTCTCGTTCTTTTGCTCTGGATGGATATGTTTGGAACTACACAAAATCAGGAGTGTATTCAGTTAAACCGGTTAAGACCTACTCCGATCGACCAAGCTGAGTCTTACTCATGAAAGGGCTATAGAACCGAGTATCACGAGCCTTCAGAGCCATGTGTGGAAGATTAAGGCCCCGAGTAAGATGAAGCATTTCTTGTGGCAAGCTATCTCGGGATGTGTGGCGACAGCAGAGAGGCTCACTTATAGACACATGGGCACCGATAGGAGTTGTCCTAGATGTGATGGCCCAGTGGAGTCGattaatcatcttctttttgaatGTCCCCCAGCCCTGCAGGTCTGGGTTTTATcggactatccgtcccttccgGGTTACTTCCCGAGTACATCTATATAccaaaacatgatttttttgttttggaggAGAAAAGAGGTGGTTCCATCGAGACCACAATTCGATACCTTCCCATGGGTCtgttggtacatttggaaggcaaGGAACGACAAACTCTTTAATGGGAAAGTCGTATCCCCGATTGACACTCTCCAACACGCGTCCCTCGAAGCCGAATGTTGGAGGAATGCTAATGAGAAGGAGGAAGCTAACGAAGATCATGGCGATCCTCCTACTATGGAGGATTCCCCAGTGTCCCCTTGGATACCCCGAATCCCTACATGTCAAATTGATGCGTCATGGATCAGTAATGGCAATGTTAGTGGCTTAgggtggagtcttaaggatcaaATGGGTTCTGAGTACTTTGGACTGCGGGCATGCAGTAGGAGCCTCGCAGCTTTGCATGCTGAGATGGAAGGTTTACTTTGGGCAACCTCATGTATGAGAGACATGAGGATAACCTCGATACGGTTCGAAACAGACTGCTCGGATCTAGTGGACATGACTACTAACCCGATGGACTGGCCTACATTCGCGACAGAGATTGAGATGTACCAAATATTACAGGAAGACTTCGAGGATGTGCGCCTGTTTCATATTCTTCGGAGTAGGAATGGTCGGGCAGACGCACTAGCAAAGGAAGCAAGGAACATAGGCTATATTTTCTCCCATATAGATCAGACCCGGTCAGACAGAGGTGATCTTCGGAGGATCGGCTTGTCTGCCTCCACTTGATCTAGCTTAGATGGgtagctgacaaaaaaaaaaaaaatagaaatgaatagaaATGTTCGAAAATATGAATGCTGGTTTAACTATTTTGTCTGCTTCGCAAAGGTTGCTAAAAAAAACATCTGCTTCACAAGGAAGAtgatgaaaacaaaagaaaagttacATTACATCCAATGGCTGGCTATGAGAGACGGGCGAGAAACTACTGTAAGTCTGTAATTCAATTTTATTGTAATTAAtggtgttttaatttttttttgtggtcaATAATGGTGTTTTATATGTAAGAGGATAACAAAGAAGAAGCAGTAGATGTATAAATAGGTATAAATTGATTATTACAAGCTTTAGGATGTGACAATACATTGTCAACCTTCTGTCTCTTTCTCTGTTCTTCTCTCTGATACAATACTGTCattatatcttgattttttcaGAAACATAGAAAGAAAAGTAAGTTTTCAAAATGGAAGAAGTAGTAgccttgacaaaaaaaaaaggagtaaaTAAGTAGTAGCCATGCCATGCATGCTTATTACCTATTCTTCAACGTTCAGAATGTCTAAGACAGAGAATCTCTTATACCAATATAGAAAGTGGGACAGGACGATTTTGATCGTTTGGTTTATTAATCGAAAAAATGTTTACTTTTTGTCAATTTGGAAGAACAAATCATCACTCATGAAAGTAGTTATTCAAGTAACAACCATTTTCTTTATTGTGGAAGAGACCTGAATTGCTACTCTAGATCTCTgacttttgttatttatttacaaCTTTCTCTAGTTGATTAGAGAGTAGTTAGAGACCAGGGATTAGAGTTTTAAGCCTATTAATAAATGTTGTGTATTAGTACTATTACAATGTCTAATCTTGGATTCTGGTCTGGTAAATTATGCATGATTCTATAACACCCCGACcgtccacggctaatgggccgTCCACGCCCGCTTTCTCGGCCCGTGGGCCACATCCCATCTGACGGTCGGTCTGTTAAttttttcaaggctcgaaattattgtttactgaccctgcaatcaccacccgaccttttctcgtgctttggcctcactcacacggtatcgtgaatcacttcccgataggttaCCCATcattccactactccagctcaagcacgcttaactatGGAGTTCTAAATggatgtgtgacggaaaaggtaagtaaactttggtgacataggtagccaaatcaattctcttaagcctttccatatatcacaacccgtgatgttacaattcacccctctcaaagaacgcaacgtcctcgttgcgcccacgacaggtctcaagacgcctctcggGTCGGAaccgagatggctaaccagctctgataccacttataacGCTCCGAtcgcccacggctaatgggccacccacgcccgctctctcggcccgtgggccccatcccatctgacggtcggtccgttaattttttcaaggctcgaaatcattgtttactgaccctgcgcaatcaccacccgacctttccccgtgctttggcctcactcacacggtatcgtgaatcacttcccgataggtcacccatccttccactacttcagatcaagcacgcttaactctggagttctaaacggatgtgtgacagaaaaggtaagtcaactttggtgacataggtagtcaaatcaattctcttaagcctttccatatatcacaaccCGGGATGTTACAACTTCTatatgaattgttttcaacCTTTAATTTACGGTTCCTTGTTCTATttattgggggggggggggtttctATAAGTCCATTTCCAAATCTCCTacactatatttgcgaagtgattttgccacatgtcatctctacaatcaatttcacaaaacaaatatgacatggctactgaaattgatggcATGacgaaaaaatatgacatggataattttatttaatgttgatttatatttttggcaaacttattagaatatggtaataattcatatattacatttaatattgatatttctttttggtaaattttttttaaatatggtaatagctcatacatcgtctataaaataaatatattcacatataacatttcaaattttgaaatattattacctttgtataattatacaatttgtattaccaaaggtttcaaatttttttacaattttgaaaaaaaattaaatatctaatcgtaagatcattagtttcttatatatctacaaattttataagtattgtttaggctaaatttttgataattatacaattttgtatcatttttattagttttatacaaattgatttaatatatatcaaatctatattaaatattggtaagaaaatagtaaaatctataatatttaataaatttcatttttaaatataagttagatttaaaaaattccttactgcacatggtgcaggaaaacacctagtaatTATTGGATAACCCGAGTAGTCCACTtaaagaatttgaaaattttatgtaaaaaacaagtgacgtttattttttattttttatttttgttcaaactccaatttcattaaaataaaactaaagtgGGCTCAAGGCCCATAAAACCTGTTTTGCCAAAAGGTCTGCAGAGTTGTTTGACGATCTAGGAATAAACTTGAAAACAATAGACTTAAATGTGGTAGATAGAGAGTAAATGTCCCGTGGAGCATTGTAGATCTCCAACttcatttcttttttgttgATGGTATTGATCAATATTTGCGAATCTGAGAAGATAGTGATGGAGTCGATTCTTAGGGCGAGAGCAGAGTTTATGGCAGAGTGGACTGCCAAGGATTCCGCTACGAGAGGCGACGCTACAAAGAGTGAAGTCGCTGTGAATTGGTGTGACGAAACCAAATCATCAATGATCCAACCAAGACCTGCATATCCCGAGGAAGGATTCCACGCTGCGTTGGTGAAGATCGAAGTTCCGTGGAGCCTAGGGTTTGGTTCGACTATGATCAAAGGTTTCGTTTTGGGTGGGGGAGGTTACATAGCACATGCTTTACGACTATGACGACTTGTAGTTAGGGGCATTTTGGTAATGCTGTCTCACTCTCTGAAAGACTTCATACACAAACTCACGCTAACACATTTCTCATTGTATGCACTTGTCCAAAAGGAAAGCTTGGAGATTCCAAACTAACGAAGAAGCAAAAACAAGAGagtgaaaaagaagaaagaatatGGTTTTTACTCCATACCCAGATTTTCTCATTATCTACAACTCCAAAGATGTTTCTCTTTCTCAACGTTTGGTAAAtaatctttctctcttttgttttcttaaaaaaaaaagaaaaaaaagacaaaaatagcactaaatcaagtttatgttcccaaactagcactcaaggtcaaaagtcacaaaaatagcacttaatgttttatcaaaagtcacaaacttagggtttagagttaaaaggtgggatttaggatttagggtttagggtttagagtttagggtttagggtttaaattttaaggtttaggatttagggtttagagtttatggtttatggtttagggtttagggtttagagtttagggtttagggtttagagttaagggtttagggtttagagttgagaaatgaggtttttgggataagatttcaaattttaaaaaataaaaaaattaaaattttcaaaggataaacttagaaaggtgctattttggtcattttagtttttgagtgctatttttgtgatataaacttagaaatgtgctattttggagatttgccccaaaaaaaatcaactttttTCTCCAAATTGCGTTTGTTGCTAGAATGTAGAATATTGTTTACACTTTTGATTTTAGTGTTCTGTTTAGCTCTTAACCTGACTCATTTCTTCTGCTTAGCCGCTTAGGGTTTGGTTCTGTTCCTGGTTTTGCAGTGGTCGGTTCTGTTTCTGCTCTCTTAGGGTTTAAGTCATCTTGTGTCTGGTCTCTTAAAGTTTGGTTCTTTTTACTGATCTCTTAGGGTTTGGCTTTGTTCCTGATTTTCTAGGGTTTTTGTTATGTTTCTGATCTTTTAGGATGTGGTAAAACATGACACCGTAGATATTACGATTCCTCTGTTCTTGATACCTCTTTGTCACTAAGTGGAGCGTTTGAGTTTCTGTATGCAATTGTCAATTTTGTAGGTACTCCCAAGTGATTACAGACAGTACTACCCAACGCCTCTCCCTCAGACAGCGGTTCTCAGGAAGCCAGAAGGAAACTTCTGGGCCGTCAAATGGGCAATAAGTCCAGAGGAGGAGATTAGCTTCGGAGATGGCTGGTCTACGTTCATTGCAGAGAATGATCCCATCGACGGAGACTTTCTGCAGTTCTCTTACGATGGTTCCCGAAGCTTCATGGTTAGCATTTTCAGGGGTGGGCTCCCTGTGAAGCCAAAAGCTCCTGTCACAATACAAGACAtttcagatgatgatgatgaggataaAACAGCTGGTGATGATGGTaatgagaagaaagaagaagattatgATCAGAACATGATCATTTCTCTTTCTTTGGGAAGTAGCGACGAAGAGTACGATGCTGATAAAACGGTTTGTGAAGTTAACAAAGCTCATAGAACTTTAGAGAGAGGTAAAAACACAACCTatctttgtttatgttttctttttttttttttttttttgttcaaagtctttgtttatgttttcatcgaaataacataaaatattgaacagagtattattattttatcaggAAGTTCTTCGCAAAGGATACGTGCTCAATCCATTGGTGATCCGGAAATGTATCTTGATGATCCCAAGAACCCTTGTTTTATTGCAACTTCGTCGTCGTGTAGGCGTATGTTGGTAAATGATCTTCCATCTTGATCAGCTTTGTATTTCTATTCTTATCAtttttgtattaaatattttgttttttttttgtatctgtTGCTTGCAGGTGATTGCTATGCAAGTAATAAAAGACTATGACTTGAAGTTTGATGGCACGATCAAGTTCATCGATGGATTTGGTGAATTAGAGGGAAAGATCGGAAACTGGAAAGATCGTGTTGTCGTTTACCCGTGGCAAGAAATCTATCACAGAAACCATGCGAAGCCCGGAGATGTGATCATATGTGAGATTCTACGTGAAGGAGATGTTGTTCGATCCATCAAGGCTCACTTCGTTAAGAAATGATGTTTTATTTATGCGTCTCAAGACTTCAAAGAATTGGTGCTTATGTAATGTTAACCTTCGTCGTCTCGTCTCTTTTAGGCTGTTGTGTTATCCTTTGTTCTCTCAGGATCTTGTTGAAACTTGGTGTTTGCTTTTgaatttaagttttaaatgTTTGGTGTcgcatcccctatatattatttgagaaacattacgacttctttttgtagccacgtgtcatcactaggatgattcttagaatcattagagaaacatgttggtccatctaattatataataaacttttttattaaactaacaataaattcattattaatgtactttattatttccttaaatagaatttacggaattgcctaatgtggctaaagtatatatgacaattaatgattttgaataataaagatttgataaaaattattgtatcttctatcatacttgtttaatattaaactattaaataaattaaacaaccacaataaccatataataaaaaatttcgatttttctgtatatgttatattttgaatttttaaaaacgactataaattactaaaactgttaaaagtctcacattcaaatgattacaaaattatataagtaaaaagtataatttaattaattattaagattaatatatatatatcgttttaaattaaactataaaccatataaaatacataaatcttatagtttcaaaatttattttgaacaattttttggtaaaagttttgaacgaacattgacaacttatttttttaaaaattataaactattaaaactattaatcccacaatgaaaattttgttatcagtaatttaatttttttctataaaagatacaaatgatcaaaaaaattatatgagtagaaatcatcatttaatagacattaatattaaaaatatactaaaatgtactatgtatgttagtatcatttaaatttaattacatattctatcaaatattaaaaaatatatttttagattaataaaattgatttatatgtttgcaccaatttgattatatatttaatagtttctgaattttaatacataaaataatttttatatataatgtttattccgtGCAAGGCACGGGTCTTGATCTAGTGTGTTATTAGAAATGCTGGAGTGTGCCTCAATATTACATTTTAGTAAAATCACACATCTATTAATTAAACTGGAAAGTACCTAAAAAGGTAAAACGGCAATTAGGCGGCGTTCAGAACCAGCCTTGAAGTGAATGAATTAGAAAGAAGAAGTAAGGAAAAGGGTCATGTTTAGTACTATGTCTagtactatgttatttatttagtaTATTAAGATACTGAACATTATGTCCCCCTATCTCAGCGCAAACAAACAATTAACCATTTATCCGTTAGATCATATACATATACTTATTTCTGACCCAAAAAAACATATACTTAATTTCATCAAAAAGTATTTATTGTAGTATAGCAACACTCaacttaattaattaattatttatttatttatcaaataaatctATATATTAGTAAACATGTTTTTAGTTTACCGCTGATGTCATCATTTTGAGAAAACACAACTGATTTCGGGgctgtttgtttcaccatttgtcatctccatccaaatgattcatttgtatgatctattcaAATAATCCATTCAGATatttgtgattgtttgtttgtccatccacatagctcatctagatgaatcatctaaatggatcttatgtttgtttctttattttcatttccattcaaatgagtttagtaaagaaattaccaaaatatccttgtgttgatttaatcatatgtttaaaaaattttccgattttggcgggaaaatacgaatttttggttttggcgagaaaacaagtttttgcggttttggcgggaaaacacgtttttggcgagaaaacacatttttcggttttggagggaaccacgtttttgcgattttggcgggaaa encodes:
- the LOC106431394 gene encoding B3 domain-containing protein At5g57720-like, with the protein product MVFTPYPDFLIIYNSKDVSLSQRLVLPSDYRQYYPTPLPQTAVLRKPEGNFWAVKWAISPEEEISFGDGWSTFIAENDPIDGDFLQFSYDGSRSFMVSIFRGGLPVKPKAPVTIQDISDDDDEDKTAGDDGNEKKEEDYDQNMIISLSLGSSDEEYDADKTVCEVNKAHRTLERGSSSQRIRAQSIGDPEMYLDDPKNPCFIATSSSCRRMLVIAMQVIKDYDLKFDGTIKFIDGFGELEGKIGNWKDRVVVYPWQEIYHRNHAKPGDVIICEILREGDVVRSIKAHFVKK